Sequence from the Cuniculiplasma divulgatum genome:
TGCGGAGTGACGCAAACGTGAGGAAGATAACGACCTTTGTGGGATTTCTAGTGCTATTTCTCTTCCTATGGGAAATCATAGTGCCAAGAATAGTATGAGTACCTTATTATACTCAATAACAATTTAAGCCAACATTAGCAATTGCTAAGTACACGGTTTGATAAATATGGCATTTCCAGAAGCTGTTGAAAGAAGATTAAACAAGAAGATCTGCATGAGATGTGACGCAAGGAATTCACCCAATGCCACAAGGTGCAGAAAGTGCGGTTATACCGGCCTCAGGATGAAGGCTAAGGAGAGAAGGGGAGGACAGTAAACGTCTTCCGTGGCTGCAAGAAAGGTAGCCATAATCAGAATGGAAGGGACAAACAATGAATATGAAGCCTTCCAGTCATTCAGCAGAGTAGGCCTGGAACCACATTATATTCACATTAATGAGCTCAAGAGAAAATCAGTGAGCCTTGAGGATTTTTCTGCTATTTTTCTTCCCGGCGGTTTCTCTGCGGGTGACTACATAAGGGCGGGAGTGATATTTGCACGAAGGCTTGAGGATGCGGCTCTGAGGGATATTTCAGGATTTGTTGATGACGGTAAGCCAGTAATAGGAATATGTAATGGTTTCCAGGTACTGACTGAGATGGGATTCCTGCCTGGATGGTCTCAGGGGCAGTCTAGGGAGATAGTGCTTGCCCCAAATGATTCCAACAGATACGAATGCAGGTATACCTATATACGGGTTGAAACCCGTAATCCCATTTTGGCTTCATCCCTTGAAGTTGGCTCACATCATCTTATACCGGTTGCCCATGCTGAAGGTAAAATCAGGATAATGGAACCGGAAAGAAATCTTGCGAAACTGGAAGAAAACGGACAGATTCTATTCAGGTACTCAACTGCGGATGGAACCCTGGACGGATACCCGTGGAATCCAAATGGCTCCGTATCTTCAGTGGCAGCAATTTCCAATAGCCACGGGAATGTTATTGGAATGATGCCGCATCCTGAGAGACTCTTTTATTACTACAGAAAAGTGGATCAGGAAACCTATGGAAACTCGGCAGTTGGACAGAAATTCTTCACTGCAGTCAGGGATTACATTATGAGGAATGACTGCTGACCAGCGAAGAGAGAAAAACCCTGACTTTATTGTGAAATTGCTCCAGAGTGCCATCATTGACTATCATATGATCTGCAAGTGAAATTGTGCGTCCTATGCCCCACGTGAGCTCCCTTCCATCCCTCATCTCCAGTTCATTTTCGCTCCTGACATCGTCAATTCTATTTCTTTTCAATATTCTGTTCAAACGTTCCTGCCTATTAGCGTAAATTGCAACAACTATCACGGAATCGTAATGCCTTTTAAAAAAATCAAGCTCTTCTATATTCCTGAGCCCGTCAACAATTGTCTTCTCGGGATCGTTAATACGCTCAGCTGTTCTCTTAGCCCATATATCCATTCCGTGCGACTTCCTCTCGGCACTGGCAAACTGGCCTATCTCGCTGTCTATCATGGGTACCCCTGCCTCCTTGGCATATTCCTTTACAGTCTCGCCCATGTGAACATCAGAATAACCCAGCTCTCTTGCAACCTTTACGAATTCGTCCTTTCCCGAACCCGGCATTCCGGTCAAAATTATCATAGAAAATGCTCCACTAATAGTGGGAATTTATCCGAAGAGGAAACCCATGCCATCCTCGGCCCGTGAATCTTCTTCCTTGATCTGCTTTATTACGTCTTCTTCTGTTTTGGCTGCCATTCTCTGCAGATAATTTCCGAAGAGCTGCTCAAGTCTCTTCCTGCCATCATCCGATCCCTCGTAATATAGAATAAGATCGGAAGCGTTTGGAATGTAGTTGGCGGCTTCTTTCAGGTTAAGTGTCTGCCTTCCAAGAATATCATCGGAAGCGATCTGATCAAATACGCCTTTATTGGCCTTTTGCAGAATGTAGAGTGCAATCATTTCGAACCCATATTAAACAGTACAATAAATGAATTTGCAGGATATCGCTGTGTGTTATCTTGATTGAAAATGTTGGCGGGAAATCAAGTAAAGGCGCGGTGAAATGTTCATGAAATACTCCACAGAGCAGAATTTATAAATTCAGCAAACAGGAAAATGTCATCCAAAAGAGCAAATTTGAACTTTTCAAATCGTCCGGGTCCCACTTAAATGCCCACATGCCTGACATCTGATTCCCACAAGCTGGATTTGGATTCTTGAACCACATTGAACCCATAAGTTCGGAAGTTTTTTCAGAGTCTGAATCCAAAAGTGTGAAAATGTCCTGAAAATTAAAAAGAACAGAATTCACGTTCAATGCACCGTTCATGAAACAATCAGTATTATGCATTCTAACAAATATATGACAGGTTCGCCAGATAAAATATTTTAATTCGTTTATAATCTCCATCCGAAAGGCGAAAGTCCAATGGATTTAAATGTAGCAATTGGAGGCCCCCAGGGTGGAGGTATAGATACTTCATCCAACATGATCAACAGGGCCTTTGCGGAAGCTGGTTATAATGTATTTGGCGTAAGGGAGTACCACTCAAACATAAAGGGAAGGCACAGTTACAACCATCTCAGGGTGAAGGAAGATCGCCCAAGATCTCTTAAGTATCCCGTGGATATCATCGTAGCTCTTGATGCCGACACTATTTTTGAGCATCTCGAGGATGTTGGACCCGGTACCAAGATAATTTATGACCGGAGCTTCGAAAGCTCTGATCTGGCACAGGCCAGGATGATCATGCGCGACACAGCCAGAAGAATCAAGGAAACTCTGGACGCGGCAAAGTTCCCAAACACCGTTAAGGGTGCAGTAGATTACATGAAAAGCAGAGGAGGCATTCCCATGGCAATTCCATTTAACGATGTAGTGGCTTCTGCCAACGCTGAGGGTCCTGCTGCAAGATACTTCAACACGCTCGGATCGGCTGTGACACTTTCAATAGCCGGGTTGGATCAAAAATTCACAGTAGAAGCAATAAAGCAGGTCTTTTCAAATAAGGAAAAAGTAGTGGCTGAAAACGTAAGGGTCGTGGAAGCCGCATACAGATATGCCAATGAGAATGGTTTGGCAGGTAAGCCTCTCAAGACTTTGCAGAAGAAGCAGAGATTCCTCATAACAGGGAATGACGGTTCAGCCATAGGCAAACTGATGGGCGGCCTGAGATTGCAGACCTATTACCCAATAACTCCCGCAAGTGATGAGAGCACCATACTGGAGGAGCATGAGGAATACTCATTCGTAGAAGCTGAGAAAAATCGGCTGAAAAGAGGCGGGGTCGTCGTTGTTCAGACTGAGGATGAAATATCAGCTGTTACCATGGCCCAGGGCGCAGCATTAACAGGTGCAAGAACCTCCACAGCAACCAGTGGCCCAGGGTTTTCACTGATGGCTGAAGGCATAGGTTTTGCTGGAATGGATGAGGTTCCACTTGTGGTTACGCTTTACCAGAGAGGCGGACCCAGTACTGGACTTCCCACAAGAAATGGCCAGTCTGACCTTCTGTTTGCACTGAACACAGGTCACGGAGAATTTCCGAGAATCGTCATCTCATCCGGAGATGTTGAA
This genomic interval carries:
- a CDS encoding 50S ribosomal protein L40e; this encodes MAFPEAVERRLNKKICMRCDARNSPNATRCRKCGYTGLRMKAKERRGGQ
- the purQ gene encoding phosphoribosylformylglycinamidine synthase subunit PurQ, translating into MAARKVAIIRMEGTNNEYEAFQSFSRVGLEPHYIHINELKRKSVSLEDFSAIFLPGGFSAGDYIRAGVIFARRLEDAALRDISGFVDDGKPVIGICNGFQVLTEMGFLPGWSQGQSREIVLAPNDSNRYECRYTYIRVETRNPILASSLEVGSHHLIPVAHAEGKIRIMEPERNLAKLEENGQILFRYSTADGTLDGYPWNPNGSVSSVAAISNSHGNVIGMMPHPERLFYYYRKVDQETYGNSAVGQKFFTAVRDYIMRNDC
- a CDS encoding AAA family ATPase encodes the protein MIILTGMPGSGKDEFVKVARELGYSDVHMGETVKEYAKEAGVPMIDSEIGQFASAERKSHGMDIWAKRTAERINDPEKTIVDGLRNIEELDFFKRHYDSVIVVAIYANRQERLNRILKRNRIDDVRSENELEMRDGRELTWGIGRTISLADHMIVNDGTLEQFHNKVRVFLSSLVSSHSS
- a CDS encoding 2-oxoacid:ferredoxin oxidoreductase subunit alpha yields the protein MDLNVAIGGPQGGGIDTSSNMINRAFAEAGYNVFGVREYHSNIKGRHSYNHLRVKEDRPRSLKYPVDIIVALDADTIFEHLEDVGPGTKIIYDRSFESSDLAQARMIMRDTARRIKETLDAAKFPNTVKGAVDYMKSRGGIPMAIPFNDVVASANAEGPAARYFNTLGSAVTLSIAGLDQKFTVEAIKQVFSNKEKVVAENVRVVEAAYRYANENGLAGKPLKTLQKKQRFLITGNDGSAIGKLMGGLRLQTYYPITPASDESTILEEHEEYSFVEAEKNRLKRGGVVVVQTEDEISAVTMAQGAALTGARTSTATSGPGFSLMAEGIGFAGMDEVPLVVTLYQRGGPSTGLPTRNGQSDLLFALNTGHGEFPRIVISSGDVEECIYDAMKALNYAQRYQLPVIHLIDKNLANSTDMVPDIDLKRVQVPQTLKTVPSQDFHRYSLKTETGISEMGILGKDIFWMTGDEHDELGHVTEDTEMRDSQMRKRFKKLETALQEIPANDQAVLYGPDKADITFVTWGSQKGPILDVMEDLKQEGISANLLYLKMFMPFPSEFVKKVLGKAKLVIDVESNMLAQAAMVIKLNTGISIEKSILKYNGRHMTEDEILKAAKDIYSGKSKNEIEVLQNGA